TGACCTTGCCAAGTCCGATTTGACGCGACAACGCCTGGTACGCACCTAACAACAATTGTTGGCCTGTCTGCCCACGAGCATAAAAAGTACGCGAAACCTGGGCACCACCGAAAGAGCGATTGGTAAGCAACCCGCCATACTCACGAGCAAACGGAACCCCTTGCGCTACACATTGGTCGATAATATTTACGCTGACCTGGGCGAGCCGATAGACATTGGCTTCGCGCGCACGAAAGTCACCACCTTTGAGAGTGTCGTAAAACAGTCGGTAAATGCTGTCACCATCGTTCTGATAATTCTTGGCCGCATTTATACCTCCCTGAGCAGCAATGCTGTGCGCACGGCGAGGGCTGTCTTGAAAGCAGAAACACTTAACGTTGTAGCCCAGTTCCGCCATGGTCGCTGCGGCGGATGCCCCAGCCAAGCCACTGCCCACCACTATGACGTCGAACTTCCGCTTGTTCGCTGGATTCACCAGCTTCATGTCGAATTTGTGCTTGTCCCACTTTTGAGCCAGTGGACCGGGGGGGATCTTCGAGTCGAGTATCATTTTGCCACCTCCTGCAAATAGTTATGTTCAACCAGGTAGCCATGCCCATAACCGAGCAGCACGGATATGGGGATTATAACGTAGCCAGCAAAAATGAGCCACGAAATCACCACCGCAAAACGGGAAATCATCGGAGCATATGCTGCATTCTTCCAACCGAGTGAGGAAAACATTGCCTGCATCCCGTGACTCAGATGGAGGAATAAAAGGAACATGGCAATGACATAAATCAAAACCACCACTGGCCTTTCGAATCCTAGAATGAGCATGGCAAAAACGTCGTGCTGATTTTTGGCATCATGTAACTCCACAAAGCTCTTGTGAGTAAAGTTCACCGCCGGTACCTGAACCGTAAAATGCAGAAGATGATATATGATGAACGCCAGAATAATCAGGCCACTCATCAGCATCGTTTGGGAGGCATAACTTGCTGCCGTTGGATTGTAATTGGCATATGCCACCGGGCGCGCCGCCTTGTTTTCAGCTGATAATTTGATTGCAGCCCAAATGTGGAGTACCACCAGGACGAGCAACCCTATCCGAGCTGGCCAGAGCAACTCCACATTTCCCTGCAGAAAGGCTCCATAACGGTTGATCGCTTCAGCTCCAAGAAACACTTGTAGATTGCCGAGCATGTGCAGCAACACAAAGAGAAATAGCGCCAGGCCAGTGATGGCCATGATGAACTTCTTACCTACTGAAGAATTGAAAACGTTCGTTATGTTCATGGGAATGGACTAAACTTGTCTAATTCATCTCCGACGCCTAGTCCAACGTGAGAGAATCTAATAATGAGATCACCGCACGTCAATGAATCTTAATTGATTATAAGCTGCCCTCCAAATGCATTAGCCAGTCTTATAGAAATTTAAAGCTCATGCAACCTCCACTTCCAATTCGTGAAGGAATTTTATTCGGGTCGAAGGCTCGGATTCGCGGTTGCGATCTATCAG
This genomic window from Pedosphaera parvula Ellin514 contains:
- a CDS encoding succinate dehydrogenase cytochrome b subunit gives rise to the protein MNITNVFNSSVGKKFIMAITGLALFLFVLLHMLGNLQVFLGAEAINRYGAFLQGNVELLWPARIGLLVLVVLHIWAAIKLSAENKAARPVAYANYNPTAASYASQTMLMSGLIILAFIIYHLLHFTVQVPAVNFTHKSFVELHDAKNQHDVFAMLILGFERPVVVLIYVIAMFLLFLHLSHGMQAMFSSLGWKNAAYAPMISRFAVVISWLIFAGYVIIPISVLLGYGHGYLVEHNYLQEVAK